A region from the Bacillus sp. Marseille-P3661 genome encodes:
- a CDS encoding dihydrodipicolinate synthase family protein produces MVNKLRGIIPPAVTTFNSDETINEELFREHLEWLLQSNIAGISIGGSTGEGHALTAEETRRLIQIGKEVIDGRVPIIAGIIRDSTKEVIEYAHAAKDAGADYLMITPIHYFRPDDEAHVAFYSAISDAVDLPIIIYNVVATAVITPECMARLAEIKNVVGIKQSGGDIHALNKMVLTLPKEQTVWSAVDALLYPTYALGAEGAIAALLTVLPELCVEQWEACERGDYERAKEIHYQMLPVWLEMDKTNMPARTKECLRQRGFNVGVPRGPLNVLSDADREAIRQALVSAQVIKDEVLN; encoded by the coding sequence ATGGTAAATAAACTTAGAGGAATTATTCCACCAGCGGTAACAACATTTAATAGTGATGAGACAATTAATGAGGAGCTTTTCAGAGAACATTTAGAATGGTTGCTGCAAAGCAATATCGCTGGTATTAGTATTGGCGGAAGTACGGGGGAAGGTCATGCGCTAACTGCAGAAGAAACACGCCGCCTAATTCAAATTGGTAAAGAAGTAATTGATGGCCGAGTACCGATCATCGCAGGTATCATTCGTGATTCTACGAAAGAAGTTATTGAATATGCACACGCAGCGAAAGATGCTGGTGCGGATTACTTAATGATTACACCAATTCATTACTTTAGACCTGATGATGAAGCACATGTTGCTTTCTACAGTGCAATTAGCGATGCTGTGGATTTACCAATTATCATTTATAACGTAGTTGCAACGGCTGTTATTACACCAGAGTGTATGGCAAGACTTGCTGAAATTAAGAATGTAGTAGGTATTAAGCAAAGTGGCGGCGATATTCATGCTTTAAATAAAATGGTGTTAACACTGCCTAAAGAGCAAACAGTTTGGAGTGCGGTTGATGCATTATTATATCCAACTTATGCGCTTGGAGCTGAAGGAGCAATCGCAGCATTATTAACAGTACTTCCAGAGCTGTGCGTGGAACAATGGGAAGCATGTGAAAGAGGAGATTATGAAAGAGCGAAAGAAATCCACTATCAAATGCTGCCTGTATGGCTTGAAATGGATAAAACAAATATGCCTGCTAGAACAAAAGAATGCTTAAGACAACGAGGATTTAACGTAGGAGTACCACGTGGACCATTAAATGTACTTAGCGATGCTGATAGAGAAGCAATTCGTCAAGCATTAGTAAGTGCACAAGTTATTAAGGATGAAGTGTTAAATTAA
- a CDS encoding dihydroxyacetone kinase subunit DhaK — MKKFINEPMNFVKESLEGIVLAHSDQVKFAKEDRNGILRADAPVAGKVAIATGGGAGHLPVFLGYVGKGLADGASVGNVFTSPSADAMVNVAKEIHSGNGVLFLYGNYFGDKMNFDLAAEMLEDDEDIRVETVRVSDDVASAPREDWTKRRGVAGIFFAYKIAGACAEKLLPLEKVKAVAEKAVENIATMGVAISSCTIPSSGKPTFEIGEDEMEVGMGIHGEPGIRRAKLTTANEIVNELVPYLLEDLQIKAGDNIAILVNGSGTTPLEELYIVNREVHHLLAEKNINIYKTYVGEYATSLDMGGFSLSFLKLDNELKEYLDAPAESPFI; from the coding sequence ATGAAAAAATTCATCAATGAGCCTATGAATTTTGTAAAAGAGTCGCTGGAAGGAATCGTCTTAGCTCACTCAGATCAAGTGAAATTTGCTAAAGAAGATCGCAATGGAATCCTTCGTGCTGATGCCCCTGTAGCAGGAAAAGTTGCAATAGCTACTGGCGGTGGTGCGGGACATTTACCGGTTTTTTTAGGTTATGTAGGTAAAGGGTTGGCTGACGGCGCATCTGTCGGTAATGTTTTTACATCGCCAAGTGCGGACGCTATGGTAAATGTTGCAAAGGAAATACATAGCGGAAATGGAGTATTATTTTTGTACGGTAATTATTTTGGAGATAAAATGAATTTTGATTTAGCTGCTGAAATGCTTGAGGACGATGAGGACATTCGTGTTGAAACGGTACGTGTTTCTGATGATGTTGCATCAGCTCCGCGAGAAGATTGGACAAAACGCCGAGGTGTTGCGGGAATCTTTTTTGCTTATAAAATTGCAGGAGCTTGCGCAGAAAAGTTGTTGCCGCTTGAAAAGGTTAAAGCGGTGGCGGAAAAAGCTGTAGAGAATATCGCGACAATGGGAGTAGCTATCTCATCTTGCACAATTCCTTCATCTGGTAAGCCAACCTTTGAGATTGGTGAAGATGAAATGGAAGTCGGCATGGGCATTCATGGCGAGCCTGGTATTAGAAGAGCCAAGTTAACAACAGCCAATGAAATTGTAAATGAGCTTGTTCCGTATCTGCTTGAAGATTTGCAAATTAAAGCGGGAGACAACATTGCCATTCTTGTAAACGGTTCCGGTACAACGCCGCTAGAGGAATTATATATTGTTAATCGTGAGGTACATCACTTATTAGCAGAAAAGAATATTAACATCTATAAAACATATGTCGGTGAGTATGCAACATCTCTGGATATGGGTGGATTTTCGTTATCTTTTCTCAAATTAGATAATGAATTAAAAGAGTATTTAGATGCCCCGGCTGAATCCCCGTTTATATAA
- a CDS encoding TlpA family protein disulfide reductase: MKKIIFIVIILGMFSWAVLDLVNSNEESANQEDTTGTEVVKESDTIGLERGQIAPDFELKTLEGETVRLSDYRGTRVFVNFWATWCPPCRAEMPDMEKVYKEMDNVEILAVNLTDSEQNEEVVEEFVADFGLTFPILMDRNSEVASMYRVQAYPTSYMIDSNGRIQFIAIGAMNHDLMVQEIEKMK, translated from the coding sequence ATGAAAAAAATAATTTTTATTGTTATTATTTTGGGGATGTTTAGTTGGGCCGTTTTAGATCTAGTTAATTCCAATGAGGAGTCTGCAAATCAAGAGGATACCACAGGGACTGAGGTAGTAAAGGAGTCCGATACGATTGGACTTGAAAGAGGTCAGATCGCACCTGACTTTGAATTGAAAACTTTAGAAGGAGAAACGGTACGTTTATCTGATTATCGTGGCACTCGTGTTTTCGTTAATTTTTGGGCAACATGGTGTCCGCCGTGTAGAGCAGAAATGCCGGATATGGAAAAGGTATACAAAGAGATGGATAATGTAGAGATATTAGCTGTAAATTTAACGGATTCTGAACAAAACGAGGAGGTTGTGGAGGAGTTCGTAGCGGACTTCGGCCTTACCTTTCCGATCTTAATGGATCGAAACTCAGAAGTAGCGAGTATGTACCGAGTTCAAGCTTATCCAACTTCCTATATGATTGATTCGAATGGGCGAATCCAATTTATAGCGATCGGTGCGATGAACCATGATTTAATGGTTCAAGAAATTGAAAAAATGAAATAA
- a CDS encoding cupin domain-containing protein, which yields MYYAPYPHLYPYYVNIPTNHYGVQPIYWTVPNPDGINHDNRFGMMPSLKKDKGTINLKDYGGEPYVVNINKATKQNTTFRTALWTGSHLQVTLMSIGVGEDIGLEVHPDVDQFLRIEEGQGMVQMGDTKDNLYFKKRVQDDYAIMVPAGKWHNLINTGSKPLKLYTIYAPPEHPFGTIHQTKTDAIAAEKESM from the coding sequence ATGTACTATGCACCTTATCCACATCTATATCCATATTACGTGAATATTCCGACGAATCATTATGGAGTACAACCTATTTATTGGACTGTTCCTAATCCTGATGGAATCAATCATGATAACCGTTTTGGTATGATGCCTTCGTTAAAGAAGGATAAAGGTACTATTAATTTAAAAGATTATGGTGGAGAACCTTATGTGGTGAATATTAATAAGGCTACTAAGCAAAACACAACATTTCGGACTGCCTTATGGACAGGAAGTCACTTACAGGTTACCTTGATGAGTATTGGTGTTGGTGAAGATATTGGGTTAGAAGTCCATCCTGATGTTGACCAATTCTTGCGTATTGAAGAAGGGCAAGGGATGGTTCAGATGGGGGATACTAAAGATAATTTATATTTTAAGAAAAGAGTGCAGGATGATTACGCAATAATGGTACCAGCTGGTAAATGGCATAATTTAATTAATACTGGTAGTAAACCGCTTAAACTTTACACCATTTATGCTCCACCGGAACATCCATTTGGAACAATTCATCAAACGAAAACTGATGCAATCGCTGCTGAAAAAGAGTCAATGTAA
- a CDS encoding sensor histidine kinase: MSKFIKSWLPNQFLWRLTFVNIFVIALFIVLSSWAIYNTACMLVDGMGAMNVQTQKQFNGTLFQYLWIFSILAILIGSVIHFYITRKLIQPLKVLIESAKDMKQGRYPDPIELNSEGEMGLFIRHFNELVLQLKNNQQHRQKLVSDLSHEFRTPLSNLNGYLNALKDGVIVGDSSLYESLYEESKRLTHMIEQLELLKEWDYLTTQTFTAKGEEDIKFIVLQTVEMFRWEMTKKGISVDLQVDSGHMNVNGDGISQVISNLVHNAIRYYEGSDSIRIVGKKADSDYWLGVSGPGQMIPAADRDRIFDRFYRVDPSRTRDTGGTGLGLAISKEIIEHHQGKIGLKSEGNYYTFWFSLPIQ, translated from the coding sequence ATGAGTAAATTTATTAAATCATGGCTGCCTAATCAGTTTTTGTGGCGGCTAACGTTTGTTAACATATTTGTCATTGCTTTATTTATCGTGCTTAGCAGTTGGGCCATTTATAACACGGCCTGTATGTTAGTGGATGGTATGGGAGCGATGAATGTACAAACACAAAAACAGTTTAATGGAACGTTATTTCAGTATTTATGGATCTTCAGTATACTGGCCATCCTCATCGGAAGTGTGATTCATTTTTATATAACAAGAAAGCTAATTCAGCCTTTAAAGGTGCTAATTGAATCAGCAAAAGATATGAAACAAGGGCGTTACCCCGATCCAATTGAATTGAATTCGGAGGGGGAGATGGGTTTGTTCATTCGTCACTTCAATGAATTGGTGTTACAGCTGAAAAATAATCAGCAACATCGACAAAAGCTTGTATCAGACTTATCACATGAATTCAGGACTCCTTTGTCTAATTTAAATGGGTATCTAAATGCTTTGAAAGACGGTGTGATTGTAGGTGATTCATCATTATACGAGTCACTTTATGAAGAATCTAAACGCCTTACCCATATGATTGAACAACTTGAACTTCTAAAAGAGTGGGATTATTTAACCACACAAACTTTTACTGCAAAAGGGGAAGAAGATATAAAGTTTATTGTGTTGCAAACAGTTGAGATGTTCCGCTGGGAAATGACGAAAAAAGGGATTTCTGTAGATCTTCAAGTTGATTCTGGACATATGAACGTGAATGGTGATGGGATTTCTCAAGTTATTAGCAATTTAGTCCATAATGCGATCCGTTACTATGAAGGATCTGACTCTATTCGAATTGTTGGAAAAAAAGCAGATTCAGACTATTGGCTTGGAGTCAGTGGTCCAGGACAAATGATACCAGCAGCAGACCGGGATCGTATCTTTGACCGCTTTTATCGTGTCGATCCTTCGAGAACTCGAGATACGGGTGGTACTGGTTTAGGCCTGGCTATTTCAAAAGAAATCATTGAACATCATCAAGGTAAAATCGGTTTGAAATCGGAAGGCAATTATTATACGTTTTGGTTTAGTCTGCCTATCCAGTGA
- a CDS encoding tripartite tricarboxylate transporter permease: protein MLVEGFLSILSFYNLIIIFAGVFLGIVIGSMPGLTATMTIALLLPFSFGLTPVASITLMSAVFIGGIYGGSIAAILLKIPGTPAAAATTFDGYPLAQRGEVGKAISTSTIASFCGGIISTICLILFSPYLAKIALNFSAAEFFALAIFGLSIITSVSGKSLLKGLLAACFGFFIAMVGMDPLTGFPRFTFETTELMNGFNLIPVLIGLFGAAQILIAMENIGDLKQKVLTKVKTKLITLSEGKGLIGTILRSSLIGTFIGAIPGTGADMAAFISYNEAKRWSKKPEKFGTGILKGIAAPESGNNGVTGGTMIPLLTLGIPGDAAAAVMLGAFLIHGLQPGPKLFTENGELVYGLFAGMIFANIFMLILGLVFIKWFAKILELDTRILMPIILVLCGVGAYAMNNTLFDVYVMLAFGVIGYFMHKADIPVSPIILAIILGPMAEENFRRAVILNDGSYSFLYDRPIVAAFLIISILTIVSSVWTNHKKSKNASGLDYKG from the coding sequence ATGTTAGTAGAAGGTTTTTTATCCATTCTATCATTCTACAATTTAATTATTATATTTGCAGGGGTTTTTCTCGGAATAGTGATTGGGTCAATGCCCGGCCTTACAGCAACGATGACGATCGCCCTGTTGTTGCCATTTTCCTTTGGTTTAACACCGGTAGCCTCGATTACACTAATGTCTGCAGTTTTTATCGGTGGTATCTATGGCGGTTCCATAGCAGCCATTCTTTTAAAAATTCCAGGAACGCCGGCAGCAGCTGCTACGACCTTTGATGGGTATCCCTTAGCGCAGCGTGGTGAAGTTGGAAAAGCCATCAGTACTTCAACAATTGCTTCTTTCTGTGGGGGGATCATCAGCACAATTTGTTTAATTTTATTTTCACCTTATTTAGCGAAAATAGCTTTAAATTTTAGTGCTGCTGAGTTTTTTGCTTTAGCGATTTTTGGATTAAGTATTATTACAAGTGTATCCGGAAAAAGCTTGTTAAAAGGCTTGCTTGCTGCGTGCTTTGGCTTTTTTATTGCGATGGTTGGTATGGATCCTTTGACAGGTTTTCCTCGGTTCACGTTTGAAACGACGGAGTTAATGAATGGTTTTAACTTAATTCCAGTTTTGATTGGTTTGTTTGGGGCAGCCCAGATATTGATTGCTATGGAAAATATCGGCGATTTAAAACAAAAAGTTTTGACAAAGGTTAAAACAAAACTTATCACCTTAAGTGAGGGTAAAGGCTTGATTGGAACAATCCTGCGCTCTTCTTTAATAGGGACCTTTATTGGCGCTATCCCAGGTACTGGTGCTGATATGGCAGCATTTATTAGTTATAATGAAGCGAAGAGATGGTCCAAAAAGCCTGAAAAATTTGGAACGGGCATACTGAAGGGAATTGCTGCTCCTGAATCTGGTAATAACGGTGTTACCGGTGGTACAATGATTCCGTTATTGACGTTAGGAATTCCGGGAGATGCAGCAGCTGCTGTTATGTTAGGAGCGTTTTTAATTCATGGCTTACAGCCAGGTCCTAAGCTTTTTACAGAAAATGGAGAGCTAGTTTATGGGCTTTTCGCGGGAATGATTTTCGCAAATATCTTCATGTTAATACTTGGATTGGTATTCATTAAATGGTTTGCAAAAATATTAGAATTGGATACAAGAATTTTAATGCCGATTATCCTAGTTTTATGCGGTGTTGGCGCATATGCTATGAATAATACATTATTTGATGTATATGTAATGCTTGCTTTTGGAGTTATTGGTTATTTTATGCATAAAGCTGATATTCCGGTTTCTCCAATCATTTTAGCTATCATTTTAGGGCCGATGGCCGAGGAGAATTTCCGCCGGGCTGTTATTCTAAATGACGGCAGCTATTCTTTCTTATACGATCGTCCAATCGTGGCAGCGTTTTTAATTATTTCAATTTTAACGATTGTGTCATCTGTTTGGACTAATCATAAAAAGTCTAAAAATGCGTCGGGGTTGGATTATAAAGGATAG
- a CDS encoding DUF302 domain-containing protein: MFDFDYTIMTSKSIDEAVQSIEENLKEEKFGVLWQFDVKDKLQEKGVDFNQPFKILEVCNPHEAGRVLAQNKMVGYFLPCKIVVFEDEGSTKIGMPKPTALITMVKDEKLKEIAEDIEKRLVACIDKCK, translated from the coding sequence ATGTTTGATTTTGATTACACGATAATGACAAGTAAGTCTATCGATGAAGCGGTACAAAGTATTGAGGAAAATTTAAAAGAAGAAAAATTCGGTGTTCTTTGGCAATTTGATGTGAAAGATAAGCTTCAGGAAAAAGGAGTGGACTTTAACCAACCATTTAAAATTCTAGAAGTTTGTAATCCACATGAAGCGGGACGTGTTCTCGCTCAAAATAAGATGGTAGGATATTTTTTGCCTTGTAAGATAGTTGTGTTTGAAGATGAGGGTTCGACAAAAATTGGTATGCCTAAGCCTACAGCACTTATCACAATGGTTAAGGATGAAAAGCTTAAAGAGATCGCCGAAGATATTGAAAAGCGCTTAGTCGCGTGTATTGATAAGTGTAAATAG
- a CDS encoding thioredoxin family protein translates to MNQSVSKIFLFTLTACPTGRNMGTVLREIAQTHPSIELQTIYIEIDVQTTNRYKIKTNPTVLFLNVNEKELYRLEGFRETAEINHIINELSENRLVSSDEIEGNRATIENYTIYLFRNGVPTSVDIQYKNETSIKAPRITVLNILLSTSIEGYQNPFPVKSKLESIGFDGALAKITIKTQKPCSSVDVASMEILLLKTLATFGIKDVALLFSEDK, encoded by the coding sequence ATGAATCAATCGGTTTCTAAAATTTTTTTATTTACATTAACAGCCTGTCCTACCGGAAGGAATATGGGAACTGTCCTAAGGGAAATTGCGCAAACACATCCATCGATTGAACTTCAGACTATTTACATAGAAATTGATGTACAGACAACCAACCGATATAAAATAAAAACAAACCCAACAGTTTTGTTCTTAAATGTTAATGAAAAAGAATTATACCGTCTTGAGGGCTTTCGTGAGACAGCAGAAATCAACCATATTATTAATGAATTAAGTGAAAATAGGCTTGTTTCATCAGACGAAATCGAGGGAAATCGAGCAACGATCGAGAATTACACGATCTATTTGTTCAGAAATGGAGTACCTACTTCGGTAGACATTCAATATAAAAATGAAACATCTATAAAAGCTCCGCGCATTACGGTGCTTAACATTTTACTAAGTACCAGTATCGAAGGTTATCAAAATCCTTTCCCAGTTAAATCGAAACTAGAATCGATCGGGTTTGATGGGGCATTAGCAAAAATAACGATTAAAACGCAAAAGCCATGTAGTTCTGTAGATGTTGCAAGCATGGAAATACTGTTACTTAAAACGTTAGCGACATTTGGAATTAAAGATGTGGCATTGTTGTTCTCTGAAGATAAATAA
- a CDS encoding response regulator transcription factor: MKQTILVVEDDKMIRNLVRIYLEKSGYDVVVASDGEEAKQVFLTYHPCLIILDLMLPKLSGEEFCMWVREQERNEVSIIMLSAKARVEDKITGLKMGADDYLTKPFDPEELIAHVEAVLRRTGQFCQKVTYRGLCIKPRKGEVLLYDKPLHLTKHEFNLLYHFMEHPNVVLSREDLLRQLYPYDDKFVLDRTIDAHIKKLREKIEEQPSSPKRIITVRGMGYKFVNE; encoded by the coding sequence TTGAAACAAACCATTTTAGTGGTAGAAGATGATAAAATGATTCGCAATCTTGTTCGTATTTATTTAGAAAAATCAGGGTACGATGTTGTCGTGGCAAGCGACGGAGAAGAGGCAAAGCAAGTGTTTTTAACGTATCATCCATGTCTTATTATTCTTGATTTGATGCTCCCCAAACTAAGTGGGGAAGAGTTTTGTATGTGGGTCAGAGAGCAAGAACGAAATGAAGTATCTATTATTATGTTGTCTGCGAAAGCAAGGGTTGAGGATAAGATTACTGGACTAAAAATGGGTGCTGATGATTATCTAACAAAACCGTTTGATCCTGAGGAGTTAATTGCCCATGTTGAAGCTGTATTACGGAGAACCGGCCAGTTTTGTCAAAAAGTCACATACAGGGGCTTATGTATTAAACCCAGAAAAGGTGAAGTTTTGTTGTATGATAAACCCTTGCATTTGACAAAGCATGAATTTAATCTTCTTTATCATTTTATGGAACATCCAAATGTTGTTTTATCTAGAGAAGATTTACTACGTCAGTTATATCCTTATGATGATAAATTTGTTTTAGACCGTACGATTGATGCTCATATTAAAAAGCTACGAGAAAAAATCGAGGAGCAGCCGTCATCGCCAAAACGGATTATTACTGTTCGCGGAATGGGGTATAAATTTGTCAATGAGTAA
- a CDS encoding tripartite tricarboxylate transporter substrate binding protein, whose protein sequence is MKKKLIVLLSIVLAVFSLLVGCSQNTANEETSTPAEKEGNQEEETKVSYPEKQIEIIVPFAAGGGTDAVGRVIAESLKEILGQDVVVVNREGGSGANGMQEGLSSKPDGYTLTVVTREVTSLPLLGTAPFETLDFKFVSNINIDPAVLVVSGKSEYKTVEDLVAAIKANPGKMKFAASAVPSYYGIGFSEAAGIDFTTVPYQGAAPAITEILGGGADFGIYNPGEIKSFVDSGDLVPLAVMAEERFAGFPDAPTFKDKGIDVVSGTYRGIAVPPETPQEIVDILEKAIADSTQTEKFQQFMNNSFLGIGYMNSEEFTQYVKNDIEALTPIIEIAKSQGKK, encoded by the coding sequence ATGAAGAAAAAGCTGATTGTATTGTTAAGTATTGTACTCGCAGTGTTTAGTTTATTAGTTGGATGTTCACAAAACACAGCAAACGAGGAAACATCAACTCCAGCTGAAAAAGAGGGGAACCAAGAAGAGGAAACTAAAGTAAGCTACCCAGAAAAGCAAATTGAAATTATCGTTCCATTTGCAGCCGGCGGAGGAACGGATGCAGTAGGACGTGTTATTGCTGAATCTTTAAAAGAAATACTAGGACAAGATGTTGTTGTTGTAAACCGTGAAGGCGGCTCTGGAGCAAATGGTATGCAAGAGGGGCTTTCATCCAAGCCTGACGGTTATACATTAACAGTCGTTACTCGTGAAGTAACATCTCTTCCGTTATTAGGAACAGCTCCATTCGAAACATTAGATTTTAAATTTGTTAGCAATATTAATATTGACCCAGCTGTACTAGTTGTTTCTGGAAAATCAGAATATAAAACGGTAGAAGATTTAGTTGCTGCTATTAAAGCTAATCCTGGCAAAATGAAGTTTGCTGCATCAGCAGTACCAAGCTATTATGGAATTGGTTTCTCTGAAGCTGCAGGTATTGATTTTACAACTGTACCATATCAAGGTGCGGCACCAGCAATCACTGAAATTCTAGGTGGTGGAGCGGATTTTGGTATTTACAACCCAGGCGAAATTAAGTCATTTGTTGATAGCGGGGACTTAGTTCCTTTAGCAGTTATGGCTGAAGAACGTTTCGCTGGTTTCCCTGATGCTCCTACATTTAAAGATAAGGGTATTGATGTAGTATCTGGAACATATAGAGGTATTGCTGTTCCGCCTGAAACACCACAAGAGATTGTTGATATTTTAGAAAAAGCAATTGCAGATTCTACACAAACTGAAAAGTTCCAACAATTCATGAACAATTCATTCCTAGGAATTGGATATATGAATTCTGAAGAGTTCACACAGTATGTAAAAAATGATATTGAAGCATTAACACCAATTATTGAAATTGCAAAAAGCCAAGGTAAAAAATAA
- a CDS encoding tripartite tricarboxylate transporter TctB family protein, which translates to MKVINYGISIAAIMLSIFAYFSSSGFVNYDPNDIGPSVFPKGISVFTIILAVLLAITTYFKDKDTSRLSDIFSKTNLWNVGKTFVLFIGYYVVMNFAGFIISSLLFLFVFFKVLEIKLAKNIITSVVTTGVVYYIFYQLLNVQLPSGIW; encoded by the coding sequence ATGAAAGTTATTAATTATGGAATTAGTATTGCTGCGATTATGCTCTCTATATTTGCCTATTTTTCATCAAGCGGTTTTGTAAATTACGATCCGAATGATATTGGCCCATCTGTTTTTCCGAAGGGAATCTCAGTTTTCACTATTATTTTAGCGGTCCTTTTAGCAATAACGACTTACTTTAAGGATAAAGACACGTCACGTCTTTCTGATATTTTTAGTAAGACCAACTTATGGAATGTTGGGAAAACATTTGTTTTATTTATCGGTTACTATGTTGTCATGAATTTTGCAGGTTTTATTATCTCTTCATTACTATTTTTATTTGTATTTTTTAAGGTTTTGGAAATTAAGCTTGCGAAAAATATCATAACTTCAGTGGTTACAACTGGGGTAGTCTATTATATATTTTATCAATTATTAAATGTTCAGTTACCTTCAGGAATCTGGTAA
- a CDS encoding class I SAM-dependent methyltransferase, translating into MAGHRFNPEKAEKLLDPKRQERIHPNQVIEALELKESDTILDLGAGNGYYTIPLANSTKEKVIAVDIERKMLDLLQERAAQLQVKNITYVESNLEEIQLDDNSAEKGLVAFVTHEIPDLDKALSEFRRLIKPGGKLVVLDWEAIEMEQGPPLNERISSDTMLKILEDNGFERQLSFSEKGVYLIVVQF; encoded by the coding sequence ATGGCCGGACATCGATTTAATCCAGAGAAAGCAGAAAAGTTATTAGATCCAAAACGACAGGAACGTATACATCCCAACCAAGTAATTGAAGCTCTAGAGCTAAAAGAATCAGACACTATTTTAGATTTAGGTGCTGGAAATGGCTACTATACAATCCCGCTTGCTAACAGCACGAAAGAGAAAGTAATTGCTGTTGATATTGAGAGGAAAATGTTGGATTTGCTGCAGGAACGAGCAGCGCAACTACAGGTTAAAAATATCACTTATGTTGAAAGTAATTTAGAGGAAATTCAACTTGATGATAATAGTGCCGAAAAGGGTCTTGTAGCTTTCGTGACTCACGAAATCCCAGATCTTGATAAGGCACTGAGTGAATTCAGAAGGCTTATCAAACCCGGTGGGAAATTAGTAGTATTGGATTGGGAAGCCATCGAAATGGAGCAGGGGCCCCCATTAAATGAGAGGATTTCTTCAGATACGATGCTCAAAATTCTCGAAGATAATGGATTTGAAAGGCAATTAAGTTTTTCGGAAAAAGGCGTTTATTTGATTGTTGTTCAATTCTAA
- a CDS encoding dihydroxyacetone kinase subunit L — METFKEFGLLLDQFAKDHKEQFNELDGAQGDGDLGITVVCCGQALAKAANETENLQQWFNVGGKTVRKEAPSTMGILIASALIAVSKSLDEKQGQLTPNDWIKVQETMINEIQRRGGAQLGDKTILDAFIPASDAFASIINEGGSLKEALAKATVVAKESAESTAGLVSKIGRSSWLGERAKDNIDGGAWLCYKIYDLIERNL; from the coding sequence ATGGAAACGTTTAAGGAATTTGGATTACTTCTAGATCAGTTTGCGAAAGATCATAAAGAACAATTTAATGAGCTTGATGGTGCTCAAGGTGATGGAGATTTAGGGATAACTGTTGTTTGTTGTGGCCAAGCCCTAGCAAAAGCGGCAAATGAAACCGAGAATTTACAGCAATGGTTCAATGTAGGAGGCAAAACTGTTCGTAAGGAAGCGCCATCAACAATGGGAATCCTTATTGCATCTGCTTTAATTGCTGTTAGTAAATCTCTTGACGAAAAGCAAGGTCAGCTTACTCCAAACGATTGGATTAAAGTTCAAGAAACAATGATTAATGAAATCCAACGAAGAGGTGGAGCGCAATTAGGTGATAAGACCATTTTAGATGCGTTCATCCCTGCTTCCGATGCGTTCGCTTCTATAATTAATGAAGGTGGCAGCTTGAAGGAAGCACTTGCTAAAGCGACTGTTGTTGCTAAAGAATCGGCAGAGTCGACAGCAGGATTAGTTTCTAAAATTGGCAGATCTAGCTGGCTTGGCGAACGTGCGAAAGATAATATTGATGGCGGGGCATGGCTTTGCTATAAGATTTATGATTTAATAGAAAGAAACTTGTAA